The sequence AGGCGTAAGTCCTGCCAATGAGGATGGTTCAATCACGACCCTTCGGCATGTAAAACCAAGGGCAGAAATCAGAGCCGCCGAAGAAATCGCCCAGCGCACACCATGCAGGGATTTTGATACATTCAAGCCGGTGTTCCAAGCGGTGCAGGAAGACCTCAATGAAGGCGTTCGCAGAACCATTCCCTACAAAGACAATGCCAAAGTGAACAAGGGGGATTTTTTCATCCTTGGAGGGCAGAAGCTAATTGTAGCGGAACTTGGAGAAGAATTCGTCAACAATTACGACAAGATCGACCGCAGATTGCGGGTGATCTACGACAACGGAACCGAGAGCGACATCCTTTTGCGTTCTCTCCAGCGCGGTCTTAACAAAGACGAAACCAGCAGAAGGATCACAGACCCTTCGTTAGGACCGCTTTTTTCGAGCACGCAAAGTGATGATGATGTTGCCAGCGGGACGATCTACGTCCTTCGCAGCAAGTCAGACCTGCCAATCGTTGAGGAAAACCGCGATGTTCTGCACAAAATTGGCGTAACTGGGGGTGGGGTGAAGCAACGCTTTGCCAATGCCAGGCATGATGCCACTTTTCTTCTGGCCGATGTGGAGGTGGTTGCTACCTTTGAACTCTTCAATATCAATCGTGCCAAACTCGAAAACCTCATTCACAGGTTCTTTGCCCCTGCTCGCCTTGATATCACCATCAATGACCGCTTTGGTGATCCTGTTCGCCCCAGAGAGTGGTTCCTTGTGCCTCTGTTTATAATCAACGAAGTGGTAGACAAGATCGTGGACGGAACGATTGCCGATTATTCCTACGATCCAAAATCCGTGAAACTGATTCCCTTGGAGAAGTAGACGTTCCTCAGGTGGGGAAAAGCCTTTCCCCTGATCCGAGCTTGTAATCTCGGATGCACCCCTTTCAAGCGGGGGTATGCCCCCGCAACGCCTGTCTGTATGAGTTTTGTCAAGTAATACCGGAAACTCTGGGCTTTCAGAAGGTTTGGCTCAGCATTCAAGCACACAAAAGAGCCGCCATCCGAACTTGATAGACGGTTCTCTGTAATTCGCGTATCCGGTGGTTCATGCCTGTCTTCGTGCTCACCCGTTACACGGGCGGCACATGATATGGTTCGAAAAGGTGGAGTAGAGCAATCCCCCTAAAACGGGCTTTGCTTTGACAAGCCCAGCGTTGCGGTCGCTCTTACTCCAACCTCGTCCTACCGGACATTTTGGCTGAATCAATTCACGAAAGATTCAGCCAAATCCAAACTATGCCGCTTCAAGTGGCTCGTTCTTTTCAAACTGAGTTTCATCAAGCCACATGCGAAACATTATGACCGCAAGCTTTCTTGCAACTGCAACTCGTGCATTTTTCATTGAACTTCGCTTGGCAATATTCCTGCCCCAAGATTTTAAGGAACAGGGTTTTGTTGACGGACGAAGAATATAGGCAGCTGCTTCATACAGATGTCCACGCAACAATCGATCACCGCATTTTGTAATCCCGGCATCATAATCAGTCTCACCAGAAGCATACTTCTTGGGCGTAATACCCAAATGCGCACCCACATCGCGTGATCGCCGAAATCTCGCAGGATCATCGATAACCGACTTATAGAGAAGCGCTGTCATAGCACCCACTCCTGGGATGCTCATCAATGTTGTACAAACTGCATCCTTTTTGGCGGCTGTTATCAGCATTCTTTCCAGCTGATCTGATTTTGCTGCCATCGTCTTTCGTATCTCCAGCAGAGGTTCGAAAGCAGCCTCCAATTCTCCATCACCGGCAATCAGATCACGAACACATTTATCAAATGACCCGCGCCCCCGAGTGACGCTGATCTTTATTCCAAAGACTTTCAAGGCTCCACGGATATGATTGTCCAATGCTATCCGTTGATTAACTATCATTTTTCTGGCCGTGATGATTGTTTTGATACGCTGACTTTCATCACTTTTCACATGAACCGGTTTATACCACCCCGTTCGCATCATTTGAGCAATTGCCCGCGCATCGTTACGATCCGTTTTCATGTTCTGAGCGGCCATTGCTGCTTTGGCATGCCGTGTCTCGATAACAGTAACAGGGTGCCCCAAAGATCGGAGTTCCTTGTAGAGCCAGATCGTCAGGTTGCTTGCTTCGATACCAATGCGAGATGCTGAAAATCCATTCTGGCTAAGCCATTGGTTTATATCATTTGCATCAGTTATCAGAGACGACTCTTTCAGAATATTGCCATGGTCATCGACCACGCAAACAGCCGTCGTTTTTAGGGCTACATCCAGCCCGACAAAATATGTCATGAGTTCCTCATCGTGTTGGTTGATTTTAGCCTGATGGCCTAATCAAAATTACCACAAAACTCATACACGTTATCCCCCGCGCCAGCATCCTTGATGCTTGCAAATTTAGCTTATGCCCCATGTCATGGGGCTTGGAGGACTGTTCCAGCTCTGAGGAAGCTGGAACTCTATCAAGGGCGTCCCTTGAAAGCTTGGAGGAGCTTGGGACGCCCGTTTTATGCTCGGCGCACCGAGTAGCCGTCTCGCGCGGGACAAGTGTGGGGCAAAGAAACTTCGATTTCCCTCCGCTAGCGCGCACTTCATCTCGTTACATTGCCGATGGGTCTTTATTGGTAGGCCTTGAGATTTGACGGCAGCAAGCAACCATCAAAACACCCCTGTTGCGCCCACCAAGCCCAGGCGCTTTTGCGGCAGTGTTGCTCACTGCCTTCAAGAAACTGTGCGGGGCGCTGCCCCCCACTCATTCAAGGGTGTCCCCAATTTTCGGGTGCGCTGTGCTTCCCTGCAAACAGGGTGATCCCCCTCCCTTGAATTCGCTACCCCCGTTCTCGGCGAAGGCCAGGGTTTCAGCAGCAGCAAGCAGTTCGCTGCGCTTCACTGAAACCCATAACCAAAGGAAAGAAAATGAACACCGTAACCGACACTCCGAGAATCTACGTTGCCTGTCTGGCCGCCTACAATGCTGGAATCCTCCACGGTGAATGGATTGATCTTGATCAGGACATTGACGACATCTGGAAGGAAATTAGAAACATGCTGGCCAGCTCACCCGAGGAATGCGCCGAAGAATGGGCAATCCACGATTATGAAGGCTTTGGAACTCTCAGGATCTCCGAATACGAAGGAATTGAGACAGTCCACCAATACGCGGAATTCATCCTTGAGCACGAGGAAACCGGAACGCTTTTACTTTCCGAATTCTGCGGAGACCTCGAACATTCCAGAAACATCCTTGAAAACTATATCGGCTGTTATTCCAGCCTTGCCGATTACGCCCAGGAGCTGACCGAAGAAACAACCCAAATCCCTGAAAACCTGAGTTTCTACATCGATTACGAAGCCATGGCGCGGGATATGAAGCTCAACGGTGAAATCATCGAACTTGAG comes from Puniceicoccaceae bacterium and encodes:
- a CDS encoding GIY-YIG nuclease family protein; the protein is MAELSDKELLDALGVEAEQEKKVTHTPREERIIAGFEEIQKFVEENGRLPQHGEENDIFERLYAVRLDQIRKLKECKDLVSEMDYQGLLCGSFEPVDSVPDDIPDEELLEQLGVSPANEDGSITTLRHVKPRAEIRAAEEIAQRTPCRDFDTFKPVFQAVQEDLNEGVRRTIPYKDNAKVNKGDFFILGGQKLIVAELGEEFVNNYDKIDRRLRVIYDNGTESDILLRSLQRGLNKDETSRRITDPSLGPLFSSTQSDDDVASGTIYVLRSKSDLPIVEENRDVLHKIGVTGGGVKQRFANARHDATFLLADVEVVATFELFNINRAKLENLIHRFFAPARLDITINDRFGDPVRPREWFLVPLFIINEVVDKIVDGTIADYSYDPKSVKLIPLEK
- a CDS encoding antirestriction protein ArdA; translated protein: MNTVTDTPRIYVACLAAYNAGILHGEWIDLDQDIDDIWKEIRNMLASSPEECAEEWAIHDYEGFGTLRISEYEGIETVHQYAEFILEHEETGTLLLSEFCGDLEHSRNILENYIGCYSSLADYAQELTEETTQIPENLSFYIDYEAMARDMKLNGEIIELEESFEKVHLFYNS
- a CDS encoding IS110 family transposase; translated protein: MTYFVGLDVALKTTAVCVVDDHGNILKESSLITDANDINQWLSQNGFSASRIGIEASNLTIWLYKELRSLGHPVTVIETRHAKAAMAAQNMKTDRNDARAIAQMMRTGWYKPVHVKSDESQRIKTIITARKMIVNQRIALDNHIRGALKVFGIKISVTRGRGSFDKCVRDLIAGDGELEAAFEPLLEIRKTMAAKSDQLERMLITAAKKDAVCTTLMSIPGVGAMTALLYKSVIDDPARFRRSRDVGAHLGITPKKYASGETDYDAGITKCGDRLLRGHLYEAAAYILRPSTKPCSLKSWGRNIAKRSSMKNARVAVARKLAVIMFRMWLDETQFEKNEPLEAA